One part of the Streptomyces lydicus genome encodes these proteins:
- a CDS encoding DJ-1/PfpI family protein, with amino-acid sequence MGAGIWRAAGSCRIARWEREEQDFVGPRDVLGHAERVGGPVQTALVRPSAPGKVTCFFGTEVMVPAVWEPADSDVLIVPGGGDQLIHDSEVLQSLVRAQEAGVTVAGVCTGVMVLSAAGLTRGRPCTTHHLAKAELAAQGGTVVDARVVDDGNLVTAGGVTSGIDLALWLITRECGASLASSVASVMEFEQRGVVWRST; translated from the coding sequence GTGGGCGCCGGGATCTGGAGGGCGGCAGGATCTTGCCGGATCGCGCGGTGGGAGCGGGAGGAGCAGGATTTCGTCGGGCCGCGTGACGTTCTCGGTCACGCTGAGCGTGTGGGCGGCCCGGTGCAGACGGCACTGGTGCGGCCCTCGGCTCCTGGCAAGGTGACGTGCTTCTTCGGCACCGAGGTCATGGTGCCGGCTGTATGGGAGCCCGCCGATTCCGATGTTCTGATCGTGCCGGGCGGCGGTGATCAGCTGATCCACGATTCAGAGGTCTTACAAAGCCTCGTTCGGGCCCAGGAGGCCGGGGTCACCGTCGCGGGCGTCTGTACAGGAGTGATGGTGCTGTCTGCGGCAGGCTTGACCAGGGGCCGCCCGTGCACGACTCACCACCTCGCCAAGGCTGAGCTGGCGGCGCAGGGAGGCACGGTGGTTGACGCGCGTGTCGTTGATGACGGGAATCTGGTGACCGCGGGTGGTGTCACCAGCGGAATTGATCTGGCGCTGTGGCTGATCACCCGTGAGTGCGGAGCGTCCCTGGCCAGCAGCGTCGCGTCGGTCATGGAGTTCGAGCAGCGCGGTGTCGTCTGGCGAAGCACCTGA